The window CTGTAGCCTTTACCGGGGCGGAAATTCGTACGGCACCTTCATCAATGTCATCAAAGGTCATTCTGAAAGTGAGCAAGTACTATCCCCTGACTGTCAACAAGCGTGGTTCAGAGTATTACCATGTCAGCGATTATCGTGGACGAAACGGCTTTATACACAAGTCTCTTCTGAAACCACAACCTGCCATTATTGTAACCGGCGACCGAGCCAATGTGCGTCAAGGTCCAGGTACGAACCATTCTGTAATTTTCCAGTTATCCAAAGAGGATTCGTGTCGTTTATTATCCAAACAAGAGAAATGGTTTGAGATTCAAACGGTTGATGGCCGCAAGGGCTGGGTCGCTGCATTTCTAACCTGGGGCCAATAACTTCCAGTAAAACTCCAAGATGAGAAATACTTCGCACCCTGGTGCAGTACAAACTGTCCAAGAGATGATCACATTGAGAGCTTTCCACTCCCGAACGGATCAGTTACACACTTTGCCCTCTCCCTTCCGGGAAAATCATTTTTCTGTACGACAGGCCTTTTACCTGTATTGACAACCCGATCGAAGCGCTGATTAATCCGTAAGCATAAAAACCCTTCAGAATTACTGAAGGGTTTCAACATACGTCACTAAATACTCTAATATACTTCTAGTGCCATCCCTGCGCTGTTTTCTGGGGATGAAAACATGTTCAATTTCTCCATGCAAGTAGTGAGGTCGCAGCGTAATTCCACACTGTGCCGACTAGCACACCGGCAAGGCCAGAAACCCACCAAGTATATTCCATCCCGAAGATGTAGGATGCAACGCCGATATTAGCCAGACTGCCAATGCTGCACACACCGTAGAACGTCAGTAAGCCTTTTATAAGTTGTTTCCCTTTGAGCCGTTTGTCGTAATAGGTCAACCAATTATTGATAAAAAAGTTGGTCGTCATTGCAACCAGTGTCGCTCCGGACTGAGCAATTGTAAAGCTGGCATCAACCAGGTTCAAAAATGAGTAAAGCACTGCAAAGTGGACCAAGACACCGGTCGTTCCTACCATAGAAAACATAACAAAACGGGCAGGCAATAACCCACCCGTCAGCTTTTCAATCAACATGAAGACAAACTCCATGATGACCATGCTATCCAGTTTACTTTGCCCATGTTCGCGCACTCTAAATTGATAGGCGACATCAGAAATTCTGATCTTGCCAGGATAACTGGTGACGATATCGAGTAACAGCTTGTATCCTTGCAGAGAGAGATGGCGTACGCATAGATCCAGGACCTCGCGCTTCATCATAAAGAACCCACTCATCGGATCAGAAATTGGCTGGCGAGCAATCAATCGACTAGTCGCAGTTGCTAATTTACTGGTACGAATACGGTCAGCATCCCATTCACCAAACCCACCCTCTGCAACATAGCGACTCCCAAGGGCCAGATCTGTCTTCCCTGTTTTCAGCAAGCATAGCATCTCCGCAAGTTTTGTTTCATCATGCTGCAAATCACCATCTATTACAGCCAAAAATGGTGATACACAAGCGAGGAAACCTTCGACTACTGCAGATGACAAACCGCGCCTTCCAATGCGGTGAAGTCGACGGGCATTGGGTTTTTCTTTACAAAGATCAGTAAGAGCTTCAAGAGTGCCATCGGTGGAATCGTCATCAACAAAAATTATTTCCCAGACGACGGACGGTAAGGCTTTTTCTATCGCGTCATATAACAGGCGAATGTTGGCAACTTCATTAAAAGTTGGAACAATGATGGAAAGTTCGTTCATGACAGTGGGGAAGCCTCCGTTACCTGTACACGACATAATCTGATCGTCTGGTATAGAAACATAAACATAATTATCGGGGCCCACGGTATAGGCACAAGCAAGTTCAAAGATCTAGCCATAATAGGTGTAAGCCATGCAAGAAACAGCAAATTGATGAGCCCGGGTCGAAAACCATTAAAAAGGCCATAACTGGCCAGACAAGCAATCGGAACAGCCAGAAGAGTCAGATCGTAATCCAGCAAAAATGGCGATATCAACAAGGAGCCCGTTCCGAGAGCAGCAGACTTCAGGCGGAGATCAACATCTTGGCGCCAAACCCAAAGCACAACGATGGCAGCAAATAGCGCCAAAGAGCCATGCAGAACATAGGCAATCTCCGTATCCAAACCGATTGCACGTAACGAGGTATACAAACTTTGCATTTTATA of the Deltaproteobacteria bacterium IMCC39524 genome contains:
- a CDS encoding glycosyltransferase family 2 protein codes for the protein MNELSIIVPTFNEVANIRLLYDAIEKALPSVVWEIIFVDDDSTDGTLEALTDLCKEKPNARRLHRIGRRGLSSAVVEGFLACVSPFLAVIDGDLQHDETKLAEMLCLLKTGKTDLALGSRYVAEGGFGEWDADRIRTSKLATATSRLIARQPISDPMSGFFMMKREVLDLCVRHLSLQGYKLLLDIVTSYPGKIRISDVAYQFRVREHGQSKLDSMVIMEFVFMLIEKLTGGLLPARFVMFSMVGTTGVLVHFAVLYSFLNLVDASFTIAQSGATLVAMTTNFFINNWLTYYDKRLKGKQLIKGLLTFYGVCSIGSLANIGVASYIFGMEYTWWVSGLAGVLVGTVWNYAATSLLAWRN
- a CDS encoding SH3 domain-containing protein encodes the protein MHSSLILISLLFFALSTNGYAEGMSVAFTGAEIRTAPSSMSSKVILKVSKYYPLTVNKRGSEYYHVSDYRGRNGFIHKSLLKPQPAIIVTGDRANVRQGPGTNHSVIFQLSKEDSCRLLSKQEKWFEIQTVDGRKGWVAAFLTWGQ